In Vagococcus luciliae, one genomic interval encodes:
- a CDS encoding ABC transporter ATP-binding protein, whose protein sequence is MFVDNKLLDVRNLHTGFRIKDNFYDAVDDVSITLDKNEILAIVGESGCGKSTLAMTIMGLQDPKNTRITGDIVYNDLNLVGLSETLYNKIRGNDIGMIFQDPLSALNPLMRIGDQIAEALFYHTDLDEKQRTERAIELLNQVGIVNPERVAKQYPHELSGGMRQRVIIAIAISCKPPIIIADEPTTALDVTIQAQILDLLGDLQEETEAGIILITHDLGVVAETADRVAVMYGGQIVEEAPVDVLFSNPQHPYTRSLLNSIPQEDAHDSELHVIEGVVPSLKNMPRTGCRFAARIPWIPEDEHEEQPTLHEVEPGHFVRCTCYKHFHFREEGDA, encoded by the coding sequence TTGTTTGTTGACAACAAATTATTAGACGTGAGAAATTTACATACGGGATTTCGAATCAAAGACAATTTTTATGATGCAGTAGATGACGTGTCAATTACATTAGACAAAAATGAAATTTTAGCAATTGTTGGAGAATCTGGTTGTGGGAAAAGTACATTAGCTATGACCATAATGGGATTACAAGATCCAAAAAATACTAGAATTACTGGGGATATCGTCTACAACGATTTAAATCTTGTAGGTCTATCCGAAACGCTTTATAACAAGATTAGAGGAAATGATATCGGGATGATTTTCCAAGATCCATTGTCAGCGTTAAATCCATTGATGCGTATAGGAGATCAAATTGCAGAAGCGTTGTTTTATCATACAGATTTAGATGAAAAACAACGGACTGAACGTGCGATTGAGTTATTAAACCAAGTAGGGATTGTCAATCCTGAACGTGTGGCAAAACAATATCCGCATGAATTGTCCGGTGGAATGAGACAACGTGTTATCATCGCTATCGCTATTTCTTGTAAACCACCAATTATTATTGCCGATGAGCCTACTACTGCGCTTGATGTAACAATTCAAGCACAAATTTTAGACTTATTAGGAGATTTACAAGAGGAAACAGAAGCCGGCATTATTTTGATTACTCACGATTTAGGCGTAGTAGCTGAGACAGCAGATAGAGTCGCTGTTATGTACGGTGGTCAAATTGTAGAAGAAGCACCTGTTGATGTTTTATTCTCTAATCCACAACATCCTTATACACGCTCGTTACTGAACTCAATTCCACAAGAAGACGCACATGACTCTGAATTACATGTTATCGAGGGAGTGGTTCCTTCATTAAAAAATATGCCACGTACAGGTTGTCGATTCGCTGCTCGTATTCCTTGGATACCAGAAGATGAGCACGAGGAACAACCAACGTTGCATGAAGTTGAACCAGGTCATTTCGTTCGATGCACATGTTACAAACATTTCCACTTTAGAGAAGAAGGTGACGCATAA
- a CDS encoding ATP-binding cassette domain-containing protein → MMGLIEIKDLKVHYPIRGGFLNKVVDYVYAVDGVDFEIEAGKTYGLVGESGSGKSTIGKTIVGLEKATAGEILFENTNVISKRARKSIGYNKDVQMIFQDSMSSLNPKKRVLDIIAEPIRNFENLSVQEEKKRVQNLLDIVGMPTDALYKYPHEFSGGQRQRLGVARAVATNPKLIIADEPVSALDLSVQAQVLNFMKRIQEEYNLSYLFISHDLGVVKHMCDNIAIMNHGRFVEIGTREDIYNNPQHIYTKRLLSAIPKIDVENREKHKQERRKVEQDFQDLYSQYYDENGRVYDLKTISPTHQAAVKTTEGGGQ, encoded by the coding sequence ATAATGGGACTAATAGAAATAAAAGATTTAAAAGTGCATTACCCAATTCGTGGAGGCTTTTTAAATAAAGTTGTTGATTATGTTTATGCTGTTGATGGTGTTGACTTTGAAATTGAAGCAGGAAAAACATACGGTTTAGTTGGAGAGTCTGGTTCAGGTAAATCAACAATTGGTAAAACAATTGTGGGTCTTGAAAAAGCAACAGCCGGAGAAATTTTATTTGAAAACACAAATGTTATTTCAAAAAGAGCAAGAAAATCAATTGGCTACAATAAAGATGTGCAAATGATTTTCCAAGATTCAATGTCAAGTTTGAATCCGAAAAAACGTGTGTTAGACATTATTGCCGAACCAATTCGAAACTTTGAGAACCTATCAGTTCAAGAAGAAAAGAAACGTGTTCAAAACTTGTTAGATATTGTCGGTATGCCAACAGATGCCCTATACAAGTATCCACATGAGTTCTCTGGTGGTCAAAGACAACGTTTAGGTGTGGCACGTGCTGTTGCAACAAATCCTAAATTAATCATTGCTGATGAGCCAGTATCAGCTCTTGACTTATCAGTTCAAGCACAGGTACTTAACTTCATGAAACGTATTCAGGAAGAATATAATTTGAGTTATTTATTTATCTCTCACGATTTAGGTGTGGTAAAACACATGTGTGACAATATTGCGATTATGAATCATGGTCGTTTTGTTGAAATCGGAACGCGTGAAGATATTTATAATAATCCACAACATATTTATACAAAACGCTTACTGTCTGCCATTCCTAAGATTGATGTAGAAAATCGTGAAAAGCATAAACAAGAGCGTCGAAAAGTGGAACAAGATTTCCAAGACTTATACAGCCAGTACTATGATGAAAATGGTCGTGTGTATGACTTGAAAACTATCAGCCCAACTCATCAGGCAGCAGTTAAAACAACTGAAGGAGGGGGACAATAG
- the opp4B gene encoding oligopeptide ABC transporter permease, whose protein sequence is MWKTILRRVLLMIPQIFVLSLFIFIIAKAMPGDPFTGLINPNMDPATIDRMREAAGLNNPWYVQYFDWITNAFKGDFGQSFLYKLPVSDIIGARVGNTIYLSLLTVIITYAIALPLGLFSGRYQNSWFDKAVVVYNFVSFAVPIFIFALLMLFVFGYRLEWFPTTGSVATGLEKGSMAYMMSRLYHMILPAITQALLATAVTIQYLRNEVIDAKQLDFVRTARAKGVPTNKVFTHHIFRNASLPIAAQLSYEITALISGSVVIEQTFAYPGIGKLFIDAINGRDYSVITAIVLILGIVTIIGNLISDIVMSIVDPRIRIQ, encoded by the coding sequence ATGTGGAAAACGATATTAAGACGTGTATTACTAATGATTCCACAAATATTTGTGTTGAGTCTGTTTATTTTTATCATCGCTAAAGCAATGCCCGGTGACCCATTTACTGGATTAATTAATCCTAATATGGACCCTGCGACCATCGATCGAATGCGTGAAGCTGCGGGATTGAACAATCCTTGGTACGTACAGTACTTTGATTGGATAACGAATGCTTTTAAAGGTGATTTTGGGCAAAGTTTCTTATATAAACTACCTGTAAGTGATATTATTGGTGCTCGTGTTGGGAATACCATTTACTTGTCATTATTAACAGTTATTATTACATATGCAATTGCCTTACCTTTGGGATTATTCTCAGGTCGTTATCAAAACTCTTGGTTTGATAAAGCAGTTGTCGTTTATAACTTTGTCAGCTTTGCTGTTCCAATCTTTATTTTTGCGTTACTTATGTTGTTTGTTTTTGGTTACCGTTTAGAATGGTTTCCAACAACAGGATCAGTAGCAACAGGATTAGAAAAAGGAAGTATGGCTTATATGATGAGTCGCTTGTATCACATGATTTTACCAGCGATTACACAAGCGTTACTTGCGACAGCTGTAACGATTCAATACTTACGTAATGAAGTCATTGATGCAAAACAGCTAGATTTTGTTCGTACAGCAAGAGCAAAAGGTGTACCGACTAATAAAGTCTTTACACATCATATTTTTAGAAATGCCTCTTTACCAATAGCAGCCCAATTAAGTTATGAAATTACTGCCTTAATTAGTGGGTCAGTTGTTATTGAACAAACCTTTGCTTATCCAGGTATTGGTAAATTGTTTATTGATGCAATCAATGGACGTGACTACTCAGTGATTACAGCCATAGTATTAATACTAGGTATTGTCACAATTATCGGGAATCTAATTTCAGATATTGTCATGAGTATCGTCGATCCTCGTATTCGTATTCAGTAA
- a CDS encoding ABC transporter permease, producing the protein MSKEKKEATVEAVSVPPTGFKMIAREFKKDKLALFSLALLVIIFAVIFIGALVLDKDAVMKVSILDKYAAPGDGYLLGADEGGRDVFGQLIIGARNSVVIGFSITILTSIIGVGLGIIAGYYGGMVDSIIMRIVDFIMILPIMMIIIVFVTIVPSYNVFSFIMIMSSFYWVAKARLFRGKTLSEVRRDYISASKTLGTSDFKIMFGELMPNLSSLIITNLTMNFAGNIGIETTLSYLGFGLPQSTPSLGTLIGYASNGVVLSDMTWVWAPASVLILVMMLCINYVGQALKRSADARQRLG; encoded by the coding sequence ATGAGTAAAGAAAAAAAAGAAGCAACTGTAGAAGCTGTTAGTGTTCCACCAACAGGTTTTAAAATGATTGCTCGAGAATTTAAAAAAGATAAATTAGCATTATTTTCATTAGCGTTATTAGTTATTATCTTTGCAGTTATTTTTATCGGAGCACTTGTTTTAGATAAAGATGCTGTAATGAAAGTAAGTATCTTAGATAAATACGCTGCTCCGGGTGATGGCTACCTATTAGGTGCTGACGAAGGTGGGCGTGATGTTTTTGGACAATTGATCATTGGTGCTCGTAACTCTGTTGTTATTGGGTTTTCAATTACTATTTTGACATCAATTATTGGTGTGGGATTAGGGATTATTGCAGGGTACTATGGTGGTATGGTAGATAGTATCATTATGCGAATTGTTGATTTTATCATGATTTTACCAATTATGATGATTATCATTGTGTTTGTTACAATTGTTCCAAGCTATAATGTATTTTCTTTTATTATGATTATGAGTTCATTCTATTGGGTCGCAAAAGCGCGTCTCTTTAGAGGAAAGACATTATCTGAAGTACGTCGTGATTACATCAGTGCATCAAAAACACTTGGGACAAGTGATTTCAAGATAATGTTTGGTGAATTGATGCCAAACTTAAGCTCATTAATTATTACAAATTTGACAATGAACTTTGCAGGCAACATCGGGATTGAAACAACGTTGTCATACTTAGGATTTGGATTACCACAATCAACACCTAGTTTAGGAACATTGATTGGGTATGCGTCAAATGGTGTCGTTTTATCAGATATGACTTGGGTATGGGCGCCAGCGTCTGTATTAATTCTTGTCATGATGTTATGTATCAACTACGTTGGTCAAGCATTGAAGCGTTCAGCGGATGCACGTCAACGTTTAGGATAA
- a CDS encoding oligopeptide ABC transporter substrate-binding protein, with protein sequence MKYKKLFSVVALGAAVTVGLSACGGGKSDKKSNGGKTEKTEDVSKFPVKTSNEEKAKEGGTLEAAVVMDTQFKGMFSETFSEDNYDVQFMQPSHESLFTSNGNFETTDDGVAKKDIDVDGKKITITIIKDAKWSDGKPLVADDIIQPYLIIGNKDYSGVRYGEDFQNIVGMDDYHDGKADSISGIKKVDDKTVEISYKEMNPGMKQTSETVWTNAMPAHIFKDIPVKGMESSDAVRKNIVTFGPYKMEKINTGESVEYTPNEYYYGEKPKLSKIIMRVAPSSSIVESLKAKKYDMVFSMPTDNYPNYKDIEGYEILGRQDLAYTYIGFKLGKWDDAKGEAVYNPDSKMANKSLRQAMGYAIDNEAVANKFYNGLRQPANAIVPPIFDEFSDKSLVGFSKQDKDKANKLLDEAGYKKKDGEEFRRDPNGEKLEINFASMSGGETAQPLAEYYMDCWKEIGLDVKLSTGRLIEFQSFYDKLKNDSPDVDVYQAAWGLSSDPSQSGLYGPKAAFNYTRFVSDENTKLLNEIDSEKSFDGKYRTEKFKEWQAYVADEAFVIPTLFRDAVLPVSDKVTDFDWAYDTTSNPWSHIGVTDKK encoded by the coding sequence ATGAAGTACAAAAAATTATTTAGCGTCGTAGCACTTGGTGCTGCAGTAACAGTCGGGTTATCAGCTTGTGGTGGAGGAAAATCTGACAAAAAATCAAATGGTGGGAAAACAGAAAAAACAGAAGATGTATCAAAATTCCCAGTGAAAACTTCTAATGAAGAAAAAGCCAAAGAAGGTGGAACGTTAGAAGCAGCAGTTGTTATGGATACACAGTTTAAAGGAATGTTCTCTGAAACTTTCTCTGAAGACAACTATGATGTTCAATTTATGCAACCATCTCATGAATCATTATTTACAAGTAATGGTAACTTTGAAACAACTGATGACGGTGTAGCGAAAAAAGATATCGATGTTGATGGTAAGAAAATTACAATCACAATTATTAAAGATGCAAAATGGTCAGATGGTAAACCGTTAGTAGCAGATGATATTATCCAACCATACTTAATCATCGGTAACAAAGATTATTCTGGTGTACGTTATGGTGAAGATTTCCAAAACATCGTAGGTATGGATGATTATCATGATGGAAAGGCTGATTCTATCTCAGGAATTAAAAAAGTAGATGACAAAACTGTCGAAATTTCTTATAAAGAAATGAATCCAGGTATGAAACAAACAAGTGAAACTGTTTGGACTAATGCAATGCCTGCTCATATCTTTAAAGATATTCCAGTAAAAGGGATGGAATCAAGTGATGCCGTACGTAAAAATATTGTAACGTTTGGACCATACAAAATGGAAAAAATTAACACAGGGGAATCTGTAGAATATACTCCAAATGAGTACTACTACGGAGAAAAACCAAAATTAAGTAAAATTATAATGCGAGTCGCACCATCAAGTTCAATTGTAGAATCATTGAAAGCTAAAAAATATGACATGGTATTCAGTATGCCAACTGATAACTATCCAAATTATAAAGATATAGAAGGATATGAAATCTTAGGTCGTCAAGATTTAGCTTATACTTATATTGGATTCAAATTAGGTAAATGGGATGATGCAAAAGGGGAAGCTGTATACAATCCAGATTCTAAAATGGCAAATAAATCATTACGTCAAGCAATGGGATATGCAATTGATAACGAAGCTGTAGCAAATAAATTCTACAATGGCTTACGTCAACCTGCTAATGCTATTGTTCCACCAATCTTTGATGAGTTTAGTGATAAGAGCTTAGTTGGATTCTCAAAACAAGATAAAGACAAAGCAAACAAATTATTAGACGAAGCTGGATACAAGAAAAAAGATGGCGAAGAATTCCGTCGTGATCCAAATGGTGAAAAACTAGAAATTAACTTTGCTTCTATGTCAGGTGGCGAAACTGCTCAACCATTAGCTGAATACTACATGGATTGCTGGAAAGAAATTGGTTTAGATGTTAAATTATCAACTGGTCGTTTAATTGAATTCCAATCATTCTACGATAAATTGAAAAACGATTCACCAGATGTTGATGTGTACCAAGCAGCTTGGGGATTAAGTTCAGATCCATCTCAATCAGGATTATACGGACCTAAAGCAGCGTTTAACTACACTCGTTTTGTTAGTGATGAAAACACTAAATTATTAAATGAAATTGATTCTGAAAAATCATTTGATGGTAAATACCGTACAGAGAAATTTAAAGAATGGCAAGCATATGTTGCGGATGAAGCATTTGTTATCCCAACATTATTCAGAGATGCAGTATTACCAGTTAGTGATAAAGTAACTGACTTTGATTGGGCTTATGATACAACAAGTAATCCATGGTCTCACATTGGTGTAACTGATAAAAAATAA
- the rnc gene encoding ribonuclease III — MEQTLTQLLKANYNIIFKDITLLEQAFTHSSYVNEHRHFDLQDNERLEFLGDAVLELEVSDYLYRHFQDLPEGKLTKLRSTIVREDSLAMFAKECGFDKFVKLGKGEENSNGRSRSSLLCDLFEAFLGALYLDQGAKKAKEFIYQVVVAKIETGAFSHEMDHKTALQEVLQKNGDILIEYHLIDEEGPAHARVFHVEVCGGGTPLGKGSGKSKKVAEQNAAEAALANILAEES, encoded by the coding sequence ATGGAACAAACGTTAACACAACTATTAAAAGCAAACTATAACATTATTTTTAAGGATATCACGTTATTGGAACAAGCGTTTACCCATTCATCCTATGTGAATGAGCATCGACACTTTGATTTACAAGATAATGAGCGATTAGAATTTTTAGGAGATGCTGTATTAGAATTAGAAGTATCAGACTATTTATACCGTCATTTTCAAGATTTACCAGAAGGAAAACTAACAAAATTACGTTCAACTATTGTTAGAGAAGACAGTCTAGCAATGTTTGCTAAAGAATGTGGGTTTGATAAGTTTGTCAAACTAGGTAAAGGTGAAGAAAATTCAAATGGTAGAAGCCGTTCATCCTTGTTATGTGATTTATTTGAGGCTTTTTTAGGTGCTCTTTATTTGGATCAAGGAGCAAAAAAAGCAAAAGAATTTATCTATCAAGTAGTGGTAGCAAAAATAGAAACTGGTGCTTTTTCACATGAGATGGATCATAAGACAGCCTTACAGGAAGTTTTACAAAAAAATGGTGATATTTTAATTGAATATCATTTAATTGATGAAGAAGGACCAGCACATGCAAGAGTTTTTCATGTTGAAGTGTGTGGTGGAGGAACACCTTTAGGTAAGGGGTCTGGAAAATCCAAAAAAGTGGCAGAACAAAATGCAGCAGAAGCAGCATTAGCTAATATTTTGGCAGAAGAATCCTAG
- the smc gene encoding chromosome segregation protein SMC, producing the protein MYLKRIEIAGFKSFAERTIIEFNEGLTAVVGPNGSGKSNITEAIRWVLGEQSAKNLRGGKMPDVIFAGSSSRSPLNIAEVTLVLDNEDHFLPIEYSEVSVTRRLTRDGESDFFINKQRCRLKDVISLFMDSGLGRDSFSIISQGKVEEIFNSKPEERRAIFEEAAGVLKYKNRKKQAEKHLGETDDNLSRVQDIIYELEIQLAPLKKQSDNAKQYLALKDTLSEQDISMTTHLIEETKEKWEKNKEQLRQKKQALEARELEKITLEETLEQLKSEQETLEQMLDNHQQRLLDYSTQYEQLETQKRVLEEKQKFSVQTKESQQKTLRDLDTQKELLRREIDTLKQDEQELMKEKQTIQKDIYRMREVLVQYSKSAKEQIDDMRSDYLEYMQQQSHVNNELKHLEKQYSQETNKNSREINHYEQLVSVIKEKQETLENLEKEYDIKKENVVTYLEDYQQKRQVKEQLNTQLQKLNTQLMDALRILQQAQAKQKSLKELQDNYAGFYQGVRAVLKDKQQFPGVVGAVAELIDIPEAYQLALETALGTSVQHIVTTDDQSAREAISYLKKQRLGRATFLPLTTVKARFIRQDVLDKVSHMSGFIGVASELVSYDETVATIMRNLLGLTIVADSLNSATHIAKQINFQYRVVSLDGDVMNPGGSMTGGMSKKGQSMHWFSQSKELQEIEKQLSQMTTLYQQKEVEVSHIKEELIVVDDSLEKLRQLGEEARLTEQKLSTQVSLLTQDVSQLEKEKKVIEYAQSELNQFLTLYQQDKENYELEQKELAKKIAELDKKMADVDQLEATNLEKKEELTQSLAKKEAELAVVKEKLSQLNEKQKERMERLDVADKKMSDMLQETQSNEQDSSHFHEEEARIIKEMGSVSNKREEVLTRITEAKTQREHYTTSIKEQEKIVEKNRQDIQVLISQQTELDIIQGTCDNQLDSLLTYLQEEYSLTFEAAKERSFIIEDVASVSQNIRELKIKVADLGPVNISAIAQHDDILERYDFLTSQRDDLNLAKDELKETMDEMDMLVMKQFHEVFCDIREEFRQVFPKMFGGGHADLILSDETDLLHTGIDIVAQPPGKKLQQLSLLSGGERALTAIALLFSIIQARPIPFCILDEVEAALDEANVTRFGNYLRHFGDATQFIVITHRKGTMESAKVLYGVTMQESGVSKIVSVHLEEMEKLETTLK; encoded by the coding sequence GTGTATTTGAAACGAATAGAAATTGCAGGATTTAAATCCTTTGCAGAACGAACGATAATAGAATTTAATGAAGGCTTGACGGCCGTAGTTGGTCCTAATGGAAGTGGAAAAAGTAATATCACAGAAGCCATTCGATGGGTTTTAGGGGAGCAGTCAGCAAAAAATTTACGTGGGGGGAAAATGCCGGACGTTATTTTTGCTGGCTCTTCTTCACGTTCCCCATTAAATATTGCAGAGGTAACGCTTGTGTTAGATAATGAAGACCATTTCTTACCAATTGAATACTCTGAAGTGAGTGTCACAAGAAGATTAACACGAGATGGTGAGAGTGATTTCTTTATTAATAAGCAACGTTGTAGATTAAAAGATGTGATTAGTTTGTTTATGGATTCAGGTCTAGGTAGAGACTCTTTTTCGATTATTTCTCAAGGAAAAGTAGAAGAAATATTTAATAGCAAGCCAGAAGAACGTCGTGCTATATTTGAAGAAGCAGCGGGTGTATTAAAATATAAAAATCGAAAAAAACAAGCTGAAAAACATCTTGGTGAAACAGATGATAATTTAAGTCGAGTACAAGATATTATTTATGAGCTAGAGATACAATTAGCTCCGTTAAAGAAACAAAGTGATAATGCAAAACAATATCTAGCTTTAAAGGATACTCTATCTGAGCAAGATATCAGTATGACAACCCATCTTATTGAAGAAACGAAAGAAAAATGGGAAAAAAATAAAGAACAATTACGTCAAAAAAAACAAGCTCTAGAGGCTAGAGAATTAGAAAAAATCACATTGGAAGAAACACTAGAACAACTAAAATCAGAACAAGAAACACTTGAACAAATGTTAGACAATCATCAACAGAGACTACTAGATTACAGTACGCAATACGAACAGTTAGAAACACAAAAAAGAGTATTGGAGGAAAAACAAAAATTTTCTGTCCAAACGAAAGAATCACAACAAAAAACATTGAGAGATTTAGATACACAAAAAGAATTATTACGACGTGAGATTGATACGTTAAAACAAGATGAACAAGAACTAATGAAAGAAAAGCAAACAATACAAAAAGATATTTATCGTATGAGAGAGGTATTAGTTCAATATAGCAAATCAGCAAAAGAACAGATAGATGATATGCGTAGTGATTATTTAGAATATATGCAACAACAAAGTCATGTGAATAATGAGTTAAAACATTTAGAGAAACAGTATAGTCAGGAAACCAATAAAAATTCGCGTGAAATCAATCATTATGAACAGCTTGTCTCGGTGATTAAAGAAAAACAAGAAACACTTGAAAATTTAGAGAAAGAGTATGACATAAAAAAAGAGAATGTCGTGACTTACTTGGAAGATTATCAGCAAAAAAGACAAGTCAAAGAACAGTTAAATACGCAACTTCAAAAATTAAATACACAATTAATGGATGCATTACGCATTTTACAGCAAGCTCAAGCAAAACAAAAAAGCTTGAAAGAGCTACAAGATAACTATGCTGGATTTTATCAAGGTGTTAGAGCAGTATTAAAAGATAAACAGCAATTTCCTGGAGTAGTGGGTGCTGTTGCAGAATTAATTGATATTCCAGAAGCATACCAATTAGCATTGGAAACAGCACTTGGGACAAGTGTTCAGCACATTGTAACAACTGATGATCAAAGTGCTAGAGAGGCTATTTCTTATCTAAAAAAACAACGATTGGGACGTGCGACATTTTTACCATTAACAACCGTCAAAGCTCGTTTTATTCGTCAAGATGTATTAGATAAAGTGTCTCATATGTCTGGCTTTATTGGTGTAGCAAGTGAGTTGGTATCTTATGATGAGACAGTTGCAACTATTATGAGAAACTTACTTGGATTAACGATTGTGGCTGATTCATTGAATTCTGCGACACACATTGCGAAACAAATTAATTTTCAATATCGTGTGGTATCTTTAGATGGTGATGTGATGAATCCTGGTGGCTCGATGACTGGTGGGATGAGTAAAAAAGGTCAGTCTATGCACTGGTTTTCACAATCAAAAGAATTACAAGAAATAGAGAAACAATTGTCTCAAATGACGACTTTGTATCAGCAAAAAGAAGTAGAGGTATCTCATATAAAAGAGGAACTAATTGTAGTAGATGATTCTCTTGAAAAGTTACGTCAATTAGGTGAAGAAGCGAGATTAACAGAGCAAAAGTTAAGCACTCAAGTGTCTCTTTTAACGCAAGATGTGAGTCAATTAGAAAAAGAGAAAAAAGTGATAGAGTATGCGCAAAGTGAATTGAACCAATTTTTAACGTTATATCAACAAGATAAAGAAAATTACGAGCTTGAACAAAAAGAGTTAGCAAAAAAAATAGCCGAGCTTGATAAAAAAATGGCTGATGTGGATCAATTAGAGGCTACTAATTTAGAGAAAAAAGAAGAGTTGACGCAATCACTTGCTAAAAAAGAAGCTGAGTTAGCAGTGGTGAAAGAAAAACTCAGTCAGTTAAACGAAAAGCAAAAAGAGCGTATGGAACGCTTAGATGTTGCGGATAAGAAAATGAGTGACATGCTACAAGAAACGCAGTCTAATGAGCAAGATAGTAGTCATTTTCATGAAGAAGAAGCCAGAATTATAAAAGAGATGGGAAGTGTTTCTAATAAGCGTGAGGAGGTTTTAACTCGAATTACGGAAGCCAAAACACAGCGAGAACACTATACAACAAGTATTAAAGAACAAGAAAAAATTGTTGAGAAAAACCGACAAGATATTCAAGTCTTGATTAGTCAACAAACAGAATTAGACATTATTCAAGGAACATGTGATAATCAGTTAGATAGTTTATTAACTTATTTACAAGAAGAATATAGTTTAACGTTTGAAGCAGCAAAAGAGCGTTCTTTCATCATTGAAGACGTAGCAAGCGTGAGTCAGAACATTAGAGAGTTAAAAATAAAAGTAGCTGACTTAGGTCCTGTTAATATTTCGGCTATTGCTCAACATGATGATATATTGGAGCGTTATGACTTTTTAACGAGCCAACGTGATGATTTGAATTTAGCAAAAGATGAATTGAAAGAAACAATGGATGAGATGGATATGTTAGTCATGAAGCAATTTCATGAAGTATTCTGTGATATTCGTGAAGAATTCCGTCAAGTATTTCCTAAGATGTTTGGTGGAGGACATGCTGATTTAATCTTGAGTGATGAAACAGATTTACTGCATACAGGGATAGACATTGTGGCTCAACCACCAGGTAAAAAATTACAGCAATTGAGTTTACTTTCAGGAGGAGAAAGAGCTTTAACAGCTATTGCTCTGCTATTTTCTATCATTCAAGCAAGACCTATCCCATTTTGTATTTTAGACGAGGTAGAGGCAGCATTAGATGAAGCAAACGTGACGCGTTTTGGAAATTATTTACGTCATTTTGGCGATGCAACACAATTTATTGTGATTACTCACCGTAAAGGAACGATGGAATCTGCTAAAGTATTATACGGGGTCACAATGCAAGAATCTGGTGTATCGAAGATTGTTTCAGTACACTTAGAAGAGATGGAAAAATTAGAAACCACATTAAAATAG
- a CDS encoding Cof-type HAD-IIB family hydrolase, which produces MIKLIAIDLDGTLLTDDKKISDKNKTVLTQAKEQGVKVVICTGRPLFAIEPYLDRLELRDEGDYSITFNGSSVQKNDTGETLLAHSLSFDEVRRVANVMTSLNLPLDIISVDTVIHLETAKEPYTSIYESMNPLLKVEHVTLDTLDQNRLFNKMVVAVETSYLDEKLAQLPKELLEEFNIMKSRDNLLEIIHKEASKAAGIDELANYLGIKQSEVMAIGDEENDFSMIEYAGLGVVMENGSQSVKDIAKFVTKSNQEDGVAHAVEKFVLINE; this is translated from the coding sequence ATGATTAAGTTGATTGCGATTGATTTAGATGGCACATTATTAACTGATGATAAAAAAATCTCTGATAAAAATAAAACTGTGTTAACTCAAGCTAAAGAACAAGGAGTAAAGGTTGTCATTTGTACCGGTCGTCCGTTATTTGCAATTGAGCCTTACTTAGATAGACTTGAGTTGAGAGATGAAGGGGATTATAGTATCACCTTTAATGGTAGTTCCGTGCAAAAAAATGATACTGGCGAGACGCTATTAGCTCATTCTTTATCTTTTGACGAAGTTCGTCGAGTTGCTAACGTGATGACGTCATTAAATTTACCGTTAGATATTATTTCAGTGGATACGGTTATTCATTTAGAGACTGCTAAAGAACCTTACACTTCTATTTATGAAAGTATGAATCCACTACTTAAGGTGGAGCATGTGACACTTGATACATTGGATCAAAATCGTTTGTTTAACAAAATGGTTGTAGCCGTTGAAACAAGTTATTTGGATGAAAAATTAGCCCAATTACCAAAAGAGTTATTAGAAGAGTTTAATATCATGAAATCACGTGACAATTTATTAGAAATTATCCATAAAGAAGCGAGTAAAGCTGCTGGCATTGATGAATTGGCAAATTATTTAGGGATTAAACAATCAGAAGTGATGGCAATTGGTGATGAAGAAAATGATTTTTCAATGATTGAGTATGCTGGGTTAGGTGTTGTGATGGAAAACGGCAGTCAAAGTGTGAAAGACATTGCTAAATTTGTTACGAAAAGTAACCAAGAAGATGGCGTGGCGCATGCCGTTGAAAAATTTGTGTTAATTAATGAGTAG